A window of the Coturnix japonica isolate 7356 chromosome 12, Coturnix japonica 2.1, whole genome shotgun sequence genome harbors these coding sequences:
- the LOC107319954 gene encoding uncharacterized protein LOC107319954: MDSREGEVQKIEGGGPVTRAKARQNNLYPLREMPMGGPQPQMGFISVPLNSGDVRDFKKEMGNILEDPLGVADRVDQFLGPNVYTWEELQSILSILFTAEERGMIRRAGMRIWDAQHAHGPAADIKWPLQNPQWDHQNQHHRTHMQDLRTIIIQGIREAVPRGQNINKAFNERQKKEETPTEWLERLRKNLQLYSGLDPDTPIGQALLKTQFVAKAWEDIRKKLEKIENWQDRGLDELLREAQKVYVRREEERHNRQVRMMVAAVRESRELERKMGGWTQNRIPGQQKFRKPENREEERI; the protein is encoded by the coding sequence ATGGATTCGAGAGAGGGAGAAGTACAAAAGATAGAAGGGGGAGGGCCTGTGACACGGGCAAAGGCACGACAAAATAACCTCTACCCTTTAAGAGAAATGCCCATGGGAGGTCCACAACCTCAGATGGGGTTTATATCAGTGCCCTTAAATTCAGGGGATGTTAGAGattttaagaaggaaatggGTAATATACTAGAAGATCCCCTGGGGGTGGCAGACAGAGTAGATCAGTTCTTAGGGCCAAATGTTTATACCTGGGAGGAACTACAATCTATTCTAAGTATACTGTTCACAGCAGAAGAGAGAGGTATGATTAGGCGTGCAGGGATGCGCATTTGGGATGCTCAACATGCCCACGGGCCCGCTGCGGATATTAAATGGCCCTTACAGAATCCGCAATGGGACCATCAAAATCAACATCATAGGACTCACATGCAGGACCTGCGAACTATCATTATCCAGGGCATTAGGGAGGCAGTCCCAAGAGGTCAGaatataaataaagcttttaatgaaagacaaaagaaggagGAAACACCCACTGAATGGCTAGAAAGGTTACGCAAGAATTTACAACTATATTCAGGATTGGATCCCGATACACCGATAGGCCAGGCTCTGCTCAAAACACAGTTCGTAGCTAAGGCTTGGGAAGATATCCGCAAGAAActagaaaagatagaaaattgGCAGGATCGGGGGCTTGATGAACTTTTGAGGGAAGCTCAGAAGGTATATgtaagaagggaggaagaaagacatAATAGGCAGGTTAGGATGATGGTAGCAGCGGTCAGAGAAAGTAGggaattggaaaggaaaatgggggGATGGACGCAAAATCGAATTCCAGGACAGCAAAAATTTAGGAAGCCTGAAaacagggaggaggagagaataTAA